A window of Microcystis aeruginosa FD4 contains these coding sequences:
- a CDS encoding glycosyltransferase: protein MPKLSLCMIVKNEAENLRRCLDSVKEVVDEMIVMDTGSTDDTIAIAQSYGAIVPSYDWRGNFSDARNEALKYVTGDWILVLDADEELNPAIVPKMRRAMEKEENLVINLIRHEIGAVQSPYSLISRLFRRHPQVTFTRPYHSIIDDNVAILLKKEPDWKIVELPEIAIFHYGYTVDKIASLDKFERARKAMEGFYQQHPHDPYVCSKLGGLYLKIGRDKEGFKLLKHGLKCHGSNPHILYELYYHLANYYYSVEELKKSVDHFIKAIEQPILAQLKLGAYNNLGGLLYEGENYETALSIFEKTVEIDPSYADGYYNLGLVLKQLHRLPESIKAYKKALKLNPDNPTIYQNLGVAYIVFGSYNEAIEIWQKGLQLLKDQGNISRAEMLQETLKALGASVLKDEQ from the coding sequence ATGCCTAAACTTAGTCTCTGCATGATTGTCAAAAATGAAGCCGAAAATCTCCGGCGCTGTTTGGATAGCGTCAAAGAGGTAGTGGATGAGATGATCGTTATGGATACGGGTTCGACCGATGATACGATTGCTATTGCTCAAAGTTACGGTGCCATAGTTCCTAGCTACGATTGGCGGGGTAATTTTTCCGATGCCAGAAATGAGGCTTTAAAATATGTTACTGGCGATTGGATTTTAGTCCTTGATGCCGATGAGGAATTAAATCCGGCTATCGTACCGAAAATGCGTCGGGCAATGGAAAAAGAGGAAAATTTAGTTATTAATTTAATCCGCCATGAAATCGGAGCCGTACAATCACCTTATTCTCTAATTTCGCGGCTATTTCGCCGACATCCTCAAGTCACTTTTACCCGTCCCTATCACTCAATTATTGATGATAATGTGGCCATCTTATTAAAAAAAGAACCTGATTGGAAAATAGTTGAACTGCCAGAAATTGCGATATTTCACTACGGTTACACCGTCGATAAAATAGCCAGCTTAGATAAGTTTGAACGGGCAAGAAAAGCGATGGAGGGTTTTTATCAGCAACATCCCCACGATCCCTATGTGTGTAGTAAATTGGGAGGGTTATATCTGAAGATTGGCAGGGATAAAGAGGGTTTTAAGCTGCTCAAACATGGTTTAAAATGCCATGGCTCTAATCCGCATATTTTATACGAGTTATATTATCATCTCGCTAATTATTATTATTCAGTGGAGGAATTAAAAAAATCAGTCGATCATTTTATTAAGGCGATCGAGCAGCCAATTTTAGCTCAATTAAAACTGGGTGCTTATAATAATTTAGGTGGGTTATTATACGAAGGAGAAAACTACGAAACTGCCTTATCTATCTTTGAGAAAACCGTAGAAATTGATCCTAGCTATGCCGATGGTTACTATAATTTAGGACTGGTTCTCAAACAACTGCATCGGCTACCAGAATCGATTAAAGCTTATAAAAAAGCTCTCAAGTTAAACCCCGATAATCCCACTATTTACCAAAATCTAGGGGTTGCTTATATAGTTTTCGGTAGTTATAATGAGGCGATCGAGATTTGGCAAAAAGGCCTACAATTATTAAAAGATCAGGGTAATATTTCTCGCGCTGAAATGCTGCAAGAAACCCTAAAAGCTCTGGGAGCAAGTGTATTGAAGGATGAACAGTAA
- a CDS encoding AAA-like domain-containing protein, with the protein MKFEEIQEILNRQLLKLENRCLNDTEQLLLRGLWQKKNYQEIAQENGYSSSYLANVVAPRLYDKVSQLIGSPINKKNFLSRLQSHFTNSTSLQYCGNEYPQNERSEYPDAPVPYNSYYYLKRTKLEAKIIEELGQSGALVRIKAPKKWGKTSLLLTILEVCQQQFGYRVVRLDLQQADQDIIANFNKFLRWICRNCARQLNLEAKLDDYWDEDIGIKMSWTIYFEEYILREIKQPLVLALDGVHRVFEHPKVAEDFFPLIRACYEESKRSPLWQKLRLIIVQSTESYVSLRLEQSPFNVGLPIELQGFDQEQVAELAKKYQLNELATNEIQQLIDLVGGHPALIHLAIYHLSQERITMPDLIKSATTSTGIYSSHLQLHWVTLQKQPELADVFQQICQGNQPIILDPIIAYKLNSMGLIKLRENQAIVSCQLYQKYFGSQYTGSV; encoded by the coding sequence ATGAAATTCGAGGAAATCCAAGAGATTCTTAATCGGCAACTGCTCAAGCTTGAGAATCGCTGTCTCAATGACACAGAACAATTATTATTGCGAGGACTTTGGCAGAAAAAGAACTATCAAGAAATTGCCCAAGAAAACGGTTATAGTAGCAGCTATCTTGCCAATGTAGTTGCGCCACGACTCTATGATAAAGTCTCGCAACTGATCGGTTCTCCGATCAATAAGAAAAATTTTTTATCTAGACTACAATCTCATTTTACCAACTCCACATCGCTTCAGTATTGCGGTAATGAATATCCCCAGAATGAGCGTTCAGAATACCCCGATGCTCCTGTTCCCTATAATTCTTATTATTATCTAAAACGAACAAAACTTGAAGCAAAAATTATCGAGGAACTCGGTCAATCTGGGGCGTTAGTACGCATTAAAGCGCCCAAAAAATGGGGGAAAACGTCTTTATTATTAACAATTTTAGAGGTTTGTCAACAACAATTCGGTTATCGAGTTGTTAGGTTAGATTTACAACAAGCAGACCAAGACATTATAGCAAATTTTAACAAGTTCTTACGCTGGATTTGCCGTAATTGCGCTCGGCAGTTGAATTTAGAAGCCAAATTAGATGATTATTGGGATGAAGATATAGGAATTAAAATGAGTTGGACAATTTATTTTGAAGAGTATATTTTACGAGAAATAAAACAGCCACTGGTATTGGCTTTAGATGGAGTGCATCGAGTCTTTGAACATCCGAAAGTAGCGGAAGATTTTTTCCCTTTAATCCGAGCTTGTTATGAAGAATCTAAGCGATCTCCCCTGTGGCAGAAATTACGTTTAATTATTGTTCAATCCACAGAATCTTATGTTTCTCTGCGATTAGAACAGTCTCCTTTTAATGTGGGATTACCCATAGAGTTACAGGGTTTTGATCAAGAACAAGTGGCAGAATTGGCAAAAAAATATCAATTAAATGAATTAGCAACCAACGAAATTCAACAATTGATCGACTTAGTGGGGGGACATCCTGCCTTGATTCATTTAGCAATTTATCATCTTAGCCAAGAGCGAATCACGATGCCAGATTTAATCAAATCAGCAACTACATCAACGGGGATTTATTCCTCTCATTTACAGCTTCACTGGGTTACTTTACAAAAACAACCCGAACTTGCCGATGTTTTTCAACAGATTTGTCAAGGGAATCAACCAATTATACTCGATCCAATTATTGCTTATAAACTTAATAGTATGGGTTTAATTAAACTGAGAGAAAATCAAGCAATTGTCAGTTGTCAACTATATCAAAAATACTTTGGAAGTCAATATACTGGTTCAGTTTAA